The genomic interval TGCGCGCGCAGGTCGAACAAAATGAGCCGCGACTCGGCGCACACGAGCTCCGTGCCGCTCTCGTCCGCGAGCGTATAGTCGCGGAAGATGCGCCCGGTGGGCACGCTGTCGCGCACCCAGGTCGTGACGCGCAGGGGCGCCTTGCTGTCCGGCCGGCGCACGATCTGGACGCGCCAGTCGGTCAGCACCCAGGTGATGCCGTTGCGGCTTTCCTCAATGATGTCGTCGCCCGAGCTGTCGGAGTGGCGGCTGGCCGTGTTTTCAAAAATGCGCAGGATCGCTTCATACCCCAGCTTGCCGCTGGGGTCGAAATCGGCGACGCCCGGCTGATATATCTCCGAAAAAAACATAATGATCGCTCCGTAATCGTAAAATTGTGTGCCTTCAGACGCCCGGCAGGCAGCCGTTTGCGAACATCCAGCTATAGGCCAGCGCCCAGGAACCGAAGAGGTCCGTCTCGTGCAGGGCGCGCACCTGCGCGCGCGTATACCACGCCGACTCGATCTCCTCCATGGGGTCGGCGCTCGGGCGGAACGTCCCCTCCGCCGTGCCGAAAACGCAGACCGTGCGCTCGTCGCCGATGCCGACCGTGCACGCCGCCGGCGGCAGCACGTGCGTGATGGCCGTCAGGCGCAGGCCGGTCTCCTCGCGCAGCTCGCGGCGGGCCGCCTGCTCGGGCGTCTCCCCCGGCTCGATGAGGCCGCCGGGCAGGCCGTAGATGCGCTGGCCGAGCTCCATGCGAAACTCGTGGATGAGCGCGATGTGCTCGCGCGCAGCGTCCGTGAGCACCATGACGACCGCGTCCGTGCGGTGGTGCTGCAGGTGCTCGAGCGAGTCGATATTCCGGTCGCGGCTGACCATCTCATACGTGCGCGGGCAGCCGGTGCGGTCGATATAGTGCAGGTCGTAGCGGTGCAGGAACGCGCCGCCGTCCTTCTTTTCAATGTCAACGAATTGCAATGCGGGTCGCCTCTCTGGTCATGATAGCTTAGGATACCACGTTTTGCGCCGGGGTACAACCGGAAATGATAATAGATCAGCCGCTGTCCTTTGACAGCGGCTGATCTGTTGGGGGAAGAAAGAAAGGGAGGATGCGGGGCAGGCCGACCGGCCGCGCCCAGTATGAGGATACCACACCTTTCTTAAAAAATCATGAGTGTCAGCCGGTCTCCGGCAGCGGCACGATGCCGTGCGCGAGCTTGAGCTGCAGCACGCGCAGCACGCTCGCATCGAGCGCATCGGCCGTGAGCGTGCCGTCTGCGAGCGCCTGCTCCACGGCCGCGACCGCACCGGGCACGTCGCTGATCTCAAGCAGCATGTCGTTGCCGGCGGCGAGGGCGCGCACGGCCTTCTCCCCGTCGGTATACTGCGCGAGGGCCTGCATCTGCAGCCCGTCCGTGACGATGACGCCGCGGAAACCGAGGTCATAGCGCAGCAGGTTCGTGACGAGCTTGTGCGAGAGGGACGCGGGCGCATCATCCATCGTCGGCACGGTCAGGTGGCCGACCATGACCATGTCCGCCCCGGCGGCGATGCCGGAGACGAAGGGCTTGAGGTCCTCCTGCCGCAGCTGCGGGAGCGTCTTATCGACCGTGGCGGCGCCGTTGTGCGAGTCCGTGGCCGTACTGCCGTGGCCGGGGAAATGCTTCAGACAGCAGATGACCCCGGCGTCACGAAAGCCGTGCACGGCGGCGGAGACGAGCGTGGCCGCCTCGTCATAATCATCGCTGTAGGCGCGGTCGCCGATGGCGTTGCTGCGCTTGTTCGTCCAGACATCGGCCACGGGCGCAAAGTCGGTGTTGAAGCCGTAGGCCGCGATGTCGTGCGCGAGGGTCTGGGCATTGTCATACGCGCCCTGCGTGCCGAGACTGCGGTAGCTGTACATGCTGTTTAATTTCGTCGTGCCGACGGTGTTCATCAGGCGCGCGACGCGGCCGCCCTCCTCGTCCACGGTGACGAGCGGGGCCGTGGCGCAGGCAGATGAGAGCGCGGACGTGAGCGCCCGGAGCTGCTCGCCGGAGGTCATGTTGCCCGCCGAGAGCAGAAAGCCGCCGACCGGATAGTCGCGCAGCGCGGCGGCGAGGTCATCCGTCATGGCCGTGACGGTGCCGCCGTCCGTGAGCGTCTCGGGGTGCACGATGAGCAGCTGGCAGATCTTCTCACGCGTGCTCATGCCGTCGAGCAGCGTCTGCGCTGCATCCTTCTGGACGGCAGCGGACGTGCGGGGCGTGGGCTCGGGCTGCGCGGCGGTCTGCCCGCGCCGGACGCATACGACCACGAGCACGACCGCCAGTGCCGTGAGCACGAGCAGGTAAATGGCCGCGCGCCAATTTCGTTTTGCAGTTGTCCAAAAATCACTTCGTTTCATGCCGTCATTTTACCGCAGCGGCAGCAAAAACGCAATGCCATCCCATCGACGCGGCGGACTTGTTTCGTTCACAATTTCGTGCTATAATAATGGACAAAATTTCGGGGGCACGTGCTCCCAGACAGGAAGTGCTTTCTTTTATGACAAAAATTGATATTTTCTCCGGTTTTCTCGGCGCCGGCAAGACCACGCTCATCAAAAAACTGATCGCCGAGGCCTACACGGGCGAAAAGATCGTGCTGATCGAAAACGAGTTCGGCGAGATCGCCATCGACGGCGGCTTCCTCAAGGACTCCGGCGTGCAGATCAATGAGATGAACTCCGGCTGCATCTGCTGCAGCCTCGTGGGCGACTTTGCCGACGCGCTGCAGAAGGTGCTCACCCAGTTTCACCCCGACCGCATCCTCATTGAGCCCTCGGGCGTCGGCAAGCTGAGCGACGTCATCCGCGCCGTGCAGGGCGTGCAGTCCGACGAGCTGGTACTCAACGGCTTCACGACCGTCGTGGACGCGAACAAGTGCAAGATGTACATGAAGAACTTCGGCGAGTTTTTCAACAACCAGGTCGAGAACGCGAGCGCCATCATCCTCTCGCGTACCGAGGGTATCCGCCCCGAGAAGCTCGACGCCGCCGTGGCGCTGCTGCGTGAAAAGAACCCGACCGCCACGATCGTGACCACGCCGTGGACGGAGCTGGACGGCAAGCAGATCCTCGAAACGATGGAGCGGCGCGACACGCTGTCCGCCGAGCTCGAGCACCTCAAGGCCGAGGCCGCCGAGGAGGACGACGAGGACGAGCACGAGCACCATCACCACCATCACGATGATGACGAGCACGAATGCTGCTGCGGCCATCACCATCACCATGACGACGATGATGACGATGAACACGAGCACGAGCATCATCATGACCACGACGAGCATGACCACGAGCATGACGAGCATGACCATGACCACTGCTGCGGCCATCACCACCATCACCACCACGCGGACGAGGTGTTCACGAGCTGGGGCACCGAGACGCCGCGCAAATACACCGACGACGAGATCCGCACCGCGCTCGACGCGCTCATCAACGAGCACCGCTACGGCGTCGTGCTGCGCGCCAAGGGCATCGTGCCTGCGACCGACGGCGGCTGGATCCACTTTGACTACGTGCCCGGCGAATCCGACGTCCGCCGCGGCAGCGCACAGGTCACCGGCCGCGTGTGCGTGATCGGGTCGCACCTGGCCGAGGATGCACTGAAGGAGCTGTTCCACATTGGCTGACACGAAACAGCAGGCGCCGGATCTGCCGGTATACCTGTTCACCGGCTTTCTGGAGGCCGGCAAGACGAAATTCATTCAGGAGACGCTCGAGGACGAGCGCTTTCACAAGGGCGAGCGCACGCTGCTGCTGCTGTGTGAAGAGGGCGAGGAAGTCTACGAGCCGGACAAGTTCTGCGCCGGCAACGTCTTTGTGCGCAACATCGACGAAGAGGCCGACCTCACGGTCGAGCACCTGAAGGCGCTGCAGGACGAGATCCGCCCCGAGCGCGTGCTCGTGGAGTACAACGGCATGTGGATGCTCGACTCACTCTACGGCAACCTGCCGGAGGGCTGGGCGGTCGCGCAGGAATTCCTGTTTTGCGACGCGACGTCGTTTTTGAGCTACAACGCGAATATGCGCCAGCTCACGGTGGACAAGCTCAAGAGCGCCGAGCTCGTCGTGCTCAACCGCTACAACGACAGCATGGACCGCATGGAGATGCACCGCGTCATCCGCGCCATCTCCCGCCGGTGCGACATCGCGTATGAATACACCGACGGCAAGGTCGTGTACGACGACATTGAAGATCCGCTGCCGTTCGACCTTGACGCCCCGGTCGTCGAGATCGAGGACCGCGACTTCGCCATCTGGTACCGCGACATGTCCGAGGAGCCGAAGAAGTACGACGGCAAGACCATCGAGGTCAAGTGCCGCTGCCTCGTGCGCAAGAACGTGCCGAAGGGCTGCTTCATCGCCGGGCGGCACATCATGACCTGCTGTGTGCAGGACATTCAGTTCGCGGGCATCATCTGTGTGTGGGACCGCGCCGACGAGATCCGCAACGACGAGTGGGCCATCATCACGGCCCGGCTGGACTACAAGTTCCACCGCGCCTATGGCCGCAAGGGCCCCGTGTT from Clostridiales bacterium carries:
- a CDS encoding GTPase, coding for MADTKQQAPDLPVYLFTGFLEAGKTKFIQETLEDERFHKGERTLLLLCEEGEEVYEPDKFCAGNVFVRNIDEEADLTVEHLKALQDEIRPERVLVEYNGMWMLDSLYGNLPEGWAVAQEFLFCDATSFLSYNANMRQLTVDKLKSAELVVLNRYNDSMDRMEMHRVIRAISRRCDIAYEYTDGKVVYDDIEDPLPFDLDAPVVEIEDRDFAIWYRDMSEEPKKYDGKTIEVKCRCLVRKNVPKGCFIAGRHIMTCCVQDIQFAGIICVWDRADEIRNDEWAIITARLDYKFHRAYGRKGPVFTVQSVQEVEKPEEPVATFY
- a CDS encoding NUDIX hydrolase, producing the protein MQFVDIEKKDGGAFLHRYDLHYIDRTGCPRTYEMVSRDRNIDSLEHLQHHRTDAVVMVLTDAAREHIALIHEFRMELGQRIYGLPGGLIEPGETPEQAARRELREETGLRLTAITHVLPPAACTVGIGDERTVCVFGTAEGTFRPSADPMEEIESAWYTRAQVRALHETDLFGSWALAYSWMFANGCLPGV
- a CDS encoding CobW family GTP-binding protein, with amino-acid sequence MTKIDIFSGFLGAGKTTLIKKLIAEAYTGEKIVLIENEFGEIAIDGGFLKDSGVQINEMNSGCICCSLVGDFADALQKVLTQFHPDRILIEPSGVGKLSDVIRAVQGVQSDELVLNGFTTVVDANKCKMYMKNFGEFFNNQVENASAIILSRTEGIRPEKLDAAVALLREKNPTATIVTTPWTELDGKQILETMERRDTLSAELEHLKAEAAEEDDEDEHEHHHHHHDDDEHECCCGHHHHHDDDDDDEHEHEHHHDHDEHDHEHDEHDHDHCCGHHHHHHHADEVFTSWGTETPRKYTDDEIRTALDALINEHRYGVVLRAKGIVPATDGGWIHFDYVPGESDVRRGSAQVTGRVCVIGSHLAEDALKELFHIG
- a CDS encoding glycoside hydrolase family 3 encodes the protein MKRSDFWTTAKRNWRAAIYLLVLTALAVVLVVVCVRRGQTAAQPEPTPRTSAAVQKDAAQTLLDGMSTREKICQLLIVHPETLTDGGTVTAMTDDLAAALRDYPVGGFLLSAGNMTSGEQLRALTSALSSACATAPLVTVDEEGGRVARLMNTVGTTKLNSMYSYRSLGTQGAYDNAQTLAHDIAAYGFNTDFAPVADVWTNKRSNAIGDRAYSDDYDEAATLVSAAVHGFRDAGVICCLKHFPGHGSTATDSHNGAATVDKTLPQLRQEDLKPFVSGIAAGADMVMVGHLTVPTMDDAPASLSHKLVTNLLRYDLGFRGVIVTDGLQMQALAQYTDGEKAVRALAAGNDMLLEISDVPGAVAAVEQALADGTLTADALDASVLRVLQLKLAHGIVPLPETG